CATTGAGCGCTATGTCTTGGACGAGTTAAAAACACTGCGCAGCGAGATGGCCGCACAGAAACATGAACTCATGCAACAGATCCTCGACCGCGAGCACAATTCCGTAGACCGCGCGGTCGCATATTCCACTGACACGGTAACTTACTTCTTTTATCTCATCGCGGGGGTCTCTTCCATTCTGGTGATCATGGGCTGGTCGTCGATGCGCGACGTGCAGAAGCGTATTCAAGTGGCCGCTGAAGGTCGCGTAACGAAGCTGATCGACGTGTATGAAACACGACTCGAAAAGCTCGAACGCGTAGTCAAACAGAAGACACAACACATCGAAGAGAACCGCGAAGAAATTGAGCGCACCCAAGACATACAAGCACTCTGGTTACGAGCGGGGCAAGAAAACAGCCCCGCGCAGAAGATTGCGCTCTATGATGAAATCCTGAAACACAACGCACAAGACGTAGAAGCTCTCACCTATAAAGCACACTCCGTGTTGCAACTAGACGAGCCGCAATGGGCAGCCAACCTGTGCACCCAGGCGCTCGACATCGATGCCGAAAACAGTCAGGCGCATTACCAACTAGCGCGTGCTTATTGTACCATGGGCTATAGTGATGAAGCGATCCAATCACTACAGCGAGCGATTCATTTCACTGAATCTTATCGAGCAGAGCTCGGGAGTGATGAGGCACTCAAACCCATGGCAAGTTTGCCTGAGTTTCAGAAATTATTGTCGAATGTTTAATTTTTAATCTGATTGATGATCGGTGTATATTTTTCTCTGAGTGCGTCCGCACCGGCTTGTCGACCAGTAGCTTCAAGGTACTGCATGTAAGTTTCAAACCCTTCGACTCCAGGTTGCCCATGCGTAAGTGAGGCATGGAAGGGGCCACCTTCGCGAATCACAGTCCACAGCGGGTCCACTACGTCGTTTCCAGTTAAAGCCATTTTCTGCATTTGCGCATCGTGCCACCTTGACAGGCGCCATTGGCCTTCACGGCAGAGCTCCGGATGATCTAGTGCCAAGTCGTTTTGCTCGTGTGGATCCGCTTCAAGGTCATGCAGCATTTCCTGGGGGAAAAGATGGAAACCATCGTGGTAAGTGCGCGTATAAAGCCATTTTCCCCAGCGGACTGAGCGCTGGCAAACATGGCAGCATTGGCTAATCGTGACTTCATCGCGCCCCATATCCAAGCCCTCCGTAATGGCCGGAGCATAGGACTCGCCATCCCAAATAGCTTGTATTTTACCTCCAAGCAATTCCATGACAGTTGGAGCAAAGTCGATATTGTAATGAAACTGACTATTGCGAATACCTTTAGCACCGCCTGGATATTTAATAATCAATGGAACGCGGCAGGTAATGTCATCAGCGGTGCCGTGTTCACCGTAAAGACCCCATTCTCCTAAATTTTCACCGTGATCAGCTGAAATCACAATCATGGTATCGTCGTAAACGCCGGCCGCTTTCAGGTCTTCCACGATGCAAGCAATTTGATCATCTACGTAGCGGACTCCCATGTCATAGCCGTCGATCACTTGACGCACGGACTCACGGTCAGTTGCTTTACCAGGATGACGAGGATACGCGGGATGACCATTTCCAGTATACATATCGATTTCGTGTGCACAGTGCGGGCCCACTTTCTGATTGTTGGCTTCGATCACCTCATCGGATAACCATTCAGGCAGTGGTTCATTCTCGAACTGATTTTCGATGTTCAAGGGCACACGATAAGGGGTGTGGGGGTCCCAATAGTTAATATGCAAATACCAGTTATCTTTCGAAGCATTATCAGCCATCCATTTACTGACGACAGGTTGCACAACTTCGGCGGATTCAGCACCACCTTGCCCGGTGTTATGTATTTCGTTGAAGCCAGCATAAAAATGCCATGCCGCATGACGTTGACCGAAGGGGCTGATCATTGCAGTGTGATAATTGAGATGTTGCAACTGACGAGCGAGTCCGTGTTCATCAAAATT
The nucleotide sequence above comes from Coraliomargarita algicola. Encoded proteins:
- a CDS encoding sulfatase, whose translation is MRILYIDIDSQRPDHLGCYGYHRNTSPAIDQIAKEGVVFDRCYTPDAPCLPSRTAFYSGRFGIQTGVVGHGGTAAQPKIEGSQRGFRDNFDEHGLARQLQHLNYHTAMISPFGQRHAAWHFYAGFNEIHNTGQGGAESAEVVQPVVSKWMADNASKDNWYLHINYWDPHTPYRVPLNIENQFENEPLPEWLSDEVIEANNQKVGPHCAHEIDMYTGNGHPAYPRHPGKATDRESVRQVIDGYDMGVRYVDDQIACIVEDLKAAGVYDDTMIVISADHGENLGEWGLYGEHGTADDITCRVPLIIKYPGGAKGIRNSQFHYNIDFAPTVMELLGGKIQAIWDGESYAPAITEGLDMGRDEVTISQCCHVCQRSVRWGKWLYTRTYHDGFHLFPQEMLHDLEADPHEQNDLALDHPELCREGQWRLSRWHDAQMQKMALTGNDVVDPLWTVIREGGPFHASLTHGQPGVEGFETYMQYLEATGRQAGADALREKYTPIINQIKN
- a CDS encoding tetratricopeptide repeat protein, producing the protein MIKQTPFYAHWALVLALTFWGSVNASAQDFDGPASTVAPTSSKASYTDTIESLEEPLYSPFIERYVLDELKTLRSEMAAQKHELMQQILDREHNSVDRAVAYSTDTVTYFFYLIAGVSSILVIMGWSSMRDVQKRIQVAAEGRVTKLIDVYETRLEKLERVVKQKTQHIEENREEIERTQDIQALWLRAGQENSPAQKIALYDEILKHNAQDVEALTYKAHSVLQLDEPQWAANLCTQALDIDAENSQAHYQLARAYCTMGYSDEAIQSLQRAIHFTESYRAELGSDEALKPMASLPEFQKLLSNV